AGGCTTCCGTGACGCGGGTCTGCATGCGCTGAGACCACACACGACGGTCGAACGTCCTACTCGGAACTCCCGTTTTCCTCGAACACTTCCGCGACCGTCAGCACCGCATCGAACTCCGTCGGCGTGCCGTGGACGTTGATATCACCGGCCTCGGCGTCGTACTCGATGAAGTCCGCGCTCGCGGTCTTCGGGAGGTGAGTGTGGTGCAAGGAGAGTTCGACCCGGTCGTACTTCTCGGGTGCGGGTTCGCCGGGCGACTCGTCCTCCCACCGCGCGACCTGCTCGGTGAGTTCCTCGATCGATACCTGGCCCTCCCGTCGGTCGAGGTAGTACAACGCGTATCGACGGCGTTCCTTGCGCAAGAGGTCGAAAACGGTGTCGAGAGATACCATGAGATGGCTGTCGGATTAACACGTGGTACACTCAATAATAAATATACGTCCTGAGACGCGACGCGGTCTCCCGTCCGAGATGGTCGTGTATCGGACACGGATGGGACAGTGGTCCAGCCGTAGAAGCGCGGAGAAGTGCGAGTAGTCCCAACAGGATTCGAACCTGTGTCGAAGCCCCCAGAAGGCTTCAGGATTGGCCACTACCCCATGGGACTACGCTTGCAACCGTCCGTATCGGTCGCTACAATGTAAGCGTTGCGCGTTCCGACCATCTGTGGGACTGAGACACACAACCCGTCCGTGTATAGACCGATATCTACTTGTCCACGAGGTAAGCACGGACGTGTATGTACGTCGGCCGATTCCTGATCGTCGGCCCCGACTGCGGGGCCTACCGCGTTTCCTCGCGCTCGTTCCCGAACCGCCGGATCGTCGAGCGCGACGACCGCCTCACCGTCGGCCCGACGGAGGAGGCAGCGGAGACCGATAACCCCTACGTCTCCTACAACTGCGTTCGCTCCACCGGAAACGAAGCCATATTGGGCAACGGCTCGCACGTCGACCCGATCGCCGAGAAAATCGGGATGGGCTATCCCGCCCGGGACGCGCTCGCTTCGAGCCTGCTCGCGCTCGACTACGAGAAGGACGACTACGACACCCCGCGGATCGCGGGCGTGCTGGACGGGGAGGGCGGCGTCATAGGTATCGTCCGGAGGGACGCGCTGCTGGTCGAGCGCGTCGAGGAACCGACGCTGGTGGCGACCTACG
The sequence above is a segment of the Halalkalicoccus subterraneus genome. Coding sequences within it:
- a CDS encoding DUF7344 domain-containing protein is translated as MVSLDTVFDLLRKERRRYALYYLDRREGQVSIEELTEQVARWEDESPGEPAPEKYDRVELSLHHTHLPKTASADFIEYDAEAGDINVHGTPTEFDAVLTVAEVFEENGSSE
- a CDS encoding IMP cyclohydrolase, with protein sequence MYVGRFLIVGPDCGAYRVSSRSFPNRRIVERDDRLTVGPTEEAAETDNPYVSYNCVRSTGNEAILGNGSHVDPIAEKIGMGYPARDALASSLLALDYEKDDYDTPRIAGVLDGEGGVIGIVRRDALLVERVEEPTLVATYERDTPEGIDFAPGSAAEAAGTVYDHEFEHAVCAAGVIREDGEFAWAIENGQD